In Saccharomycodes ludwigii strain NBRC 1722 chromosome III, whole genome shotgun sequence, one DNA window encodes the following:
- the RET2 gene encoding coatomer subunit delta (similar to Saccharomyces cerevisiae YFR051C | RET2 | RETrieval from ER) encodes MVVLAASITTRSGKPLLSRQFKDITRDRVTELLSNFQGLVSNSKSQHTFVEDEHVRYVYRPFEDFYIILITNRQSNIIQDLDTLNLFTQTVNSMLKGFDENDIFDNAFEILGSFDEIISLGYKENLTLSQIQNFLSMESHEEMIQEIIERGKEFDAKEQRKRAAQELMRKEQERKMYGGNLPEESLKFGAHNNASNLNNAYNSYYSQASPEAQKSYYQHNTGNDNNGIPSSNEAYGSNSLEKSVRGLKIGESINKASGGRNVGNINNNTGTFGTRSSNNNNTSDNNNNSNFINTKPTIEEPENNGILTMIKETINAQISREGDVSTSELKGVLELRINDPEYSKSKLSLNVGLVDPKDRSLQFKTHPNIDKAAFLKEGTIALKDSSKSFPTNDHSLGVLRWRKICNSDDTSLIPLQINTWVSSDDAGITEVTFEFEITVNYDQPLKDLYFVIPVYTDNVSINQDVNDSQAVIKGVDEEQGVIVYVEQIQPGEQGVFGITIDADENSLFPINVSFVNTNAVSSCSGVSVVKVQDENSNSDFPFDSISTLKTDKYLII; translated from the coding sequence ATGGTTGTTTTAGCTGCATCTATCACCACTCGCAGTGGGAAGCCTTTATTATCCCGTCAATTCAAAGATATTACCAGGGATCGTGTAACAGAATTACTTTCCAATTTTCAAGGTTTAGTTTCCAACTCTAAATCACAACACACTTTTGTAGAAGATGAACATGTAAGATATGTTTATAGGCCATTTGAAGATTTTTACATTATTTTAATCACTAATCGTCAGtctaatattattcaaGATTTAGACACTTTGAACTTGTTTACTCAAACAGTGAATTCAATGTTAAAGGGCTTTGACGAAAATGACATTTTCGATAATGCCTTTGAAATTTTAGGCTCTTTTGATGAAATAATTTCATTGGGTTACAAGGAAAATTTGACGTTGAGCCAAattcaaaactttttatcTATGGAATCTCATGAGGAAATGATTCAAGAAATCATCGAACGTGGTAAAGAATTTGATGCTAAGGAACAAAGAAAACGTGCTGCACAGGAGTTAATGAGAAAAGAgcaagaaagaaaaatgtaTGGTGGTAATTTACCCGAAGAATCACTTAAATTTGGTGCTCATAACAATGCTTCTAATTTGAACAATGCTTACAATAGTTATTATAGCCAGGCCTCTCCAGAAGCTCAGAAATCATATTATCAACACAATACTGGTAACGATAATAACGGTATTCCTTCTTCTAATGAGGCATATGGGTCTAACTCGTTAGAAAAATCTGTCAGGGGGTTGAAGATTGGAGAATCTATAAACAAAGCTTCCGGCGGTAGAAATGTTggcaatattaataacaatactggAACATTTGGTACGAGAAGttccaataacaataataccagcgacaacaacaacaatagtaaCTTTATTAATACGAAGCCTACTATTGAAGAACCTGAAAATAATGGTATTTTGACAATGATCAAGGAAACAATCAACGCACAAATTTCAAGAGAGGGCGATGTCTCCACTTCTGAGTTAAAGGGTGTTTTGGAGTTACGTATTAATGATCCTGAATATAGcaaatcaaaattatcCTTAAATGTCGGCTTAGTTGATCCTAAAGATAGATCTTTACAATTCAAAACGCATCCCAATATTGATAAAGCTGCGTTTTTGAAAGAGGGTACCATTGCTCTGAAAGATAGCTCTAAATCATTCCCAACTAATGACCACAGTTTAGGTGTTCTTAGATGGCGTAAGATTTGTAATTCAGATGATACTAGTTTGATACCATTACAGATCAATACATGGGTTTCTAGTGATGATGCTGGTATCACTGAAGTAACATTTGAGTTTGAAATTACAGTCAATTATGATCAACCATTGAaagatttatattttgttatacCAGTGTATACAGATAATGTTAGTATCAACCAAGATGTAAATGATAGTCAGGCGGTCATTAAAGGCGTTGACGAAGAACAAGGTGTTATAGTATATGTAGAACAGATCCAACCTGGAGAACAAGGTGTTTTTGGCATCACTATTGATGCTGATGAAAATTCCTTATTTCCAATTAATGTATCTTTTGTCAATACCAATGCTGTTTCATCTTGTAGTGGTGTTTCTGTGGTTAAAGTTCAAGATGAAAATTCAAATTCCGATTTTCCGTTTGATTCTATTTCTACTTTGAAGACAGATAAGTATTTAATCATTTAG